A genomic region of Fundidesulfovibrio terrae contains the following coding sequences:
- a CDS encoding (Fe-S)-binding protein, with amino-acid sequence MNIADKPQSPRCDHKGGKAACRAQSCVLCGKCLEVCPLFAATGREELSPRAKFFLARTIEGQEVEISEKVAVELAAKCLGCGKCEKACPFGLCAPELVSGLKAAHQGLEAKLWQTWVEKAGVLWPMMATLSRLVPRLNTGGYAGLLSGLKAMAPGARLTPWLRPVAYDACGTGRKAVVFPGCVASHVQDHWTASAERILTGLGFTVLPRPDFACCGCTLGHAGLKDAQLSMQRKNLQAWRDAGRPELMSFCATCRCGLRGYASRDLGWQPGEQDLWLQGLAPFAILAARASYEILPGAPERVHYHTPCHGAGGGHDAELLRTAAGDRFQARTHKNLCCGFGGALKLSAPELSDAVAKRCLDFYGPKPGEQILTGCSGCVIQLRANAPAGVSVGHWLEIIGE; translated from the coding sequence ATGAATATCGCCGACAAACCCCAATCCCCGCGCTGCGACCACAAGGGCGGCAAGGCGGCCTGCCGCGCCCAGTCCTGCGTGCTCTGCGGCAAATGCCTGGAGGTCTGCCCGCTGTTCGCCGCCACCGGGCGCGAGGAACTCTCCCCCAGAGCCAAGTTCTTCCTGGCCAGGACTATCGAAGGGCAAGAGGTGGAGATATCCGAGAAAGTCGCCGTGGAGCTGGCCGCCAAGTGCCTGGGCTGCGGCAAGTGCGAAAAGGCCTGCCCCTTCGGGCTGTGCGCCCCGGAACTGGTCTCGGGCCTCAAGGCCGCGCATCAGGGCCTGGAAGCCAAGCTCTGGCAGACCTGGGTGGAGAAGGCGGGCGTGCTCTGGCCCATGATGGCCACCCTGTCCCGCCTGGTGCCGCGCCTGAACACGGGAGGCTACGCCGGGCTGCTCTCGGGCCTCAAGGCCATGGCTCCCGGCGCGCGCCTCACGCCCTGGCTTCGTCCTGTGGCCTACGACGCTTGCGGGACCGGGCGCAAAGCCGTAGTGTTCCCCGGCTGCGTCGCCTCCCACGTGCAGGATCACTGGACCGCATCCGCCGAGCGAATCCTCACGGGCCTCGGGTTCACCGTCCTCCCCCGTCCGGATTTCGCTTGTTGCGGCTGCACCCTGGGCCACGCGGGCTTGAAAGACGCCCAGCTGTCCATGCAGCGTAAGAACCTGCAGGCCTGGCGGGACGCTGGGCGGCCCGAACTCATGAGCTTCTGCGCCACCTGCCGCTGCGGCCTGCGCGGCTACGCCTCCCGCGACCTGGGCTGGCAGCCCGGCGAACAGGACCTGTGGCTTCAGGGCCTGGCCCCCTTCGCGATTCTGGCCGCGCGGGCGAGTTACGAGATTTTGCCAGGCGCTCCGGAGAGGGTGCACTACCACACGCCCTGCCACGGGGCGGGCGGAGGCCACGACGCCGAGCTCCTGCGCACCGCCGCCGGAGACCGGTTCCAGGCCCGTACGCACAAGAACCTGTGCTGCGGCTTCGGCGGAGCGCTCAAGCTTTCCGCCCCGGAGCTCTCCGACGCCGTGGCGAAGCGCTGCCTGGATTTCTATGGACCAAAGCCCGGCGAGCAGATACTCACCGGCTGCTCCGGTTGCGTCATCCAGCTGAGGGCCAATGCCCCAGCCGGGGTCAGCGTCGGCCATTGGCTCGAAATCATTGGCGAATAA
- a CDS encoding FAD-binding oxidoreductase: MPELPKSFLRSLASLFPGDALLTAPAETLIFGADASRRHALPCAVVRPESAEQVAELLRLAHAERVPVYPRGRGTNVVGGCVPLSGGVVVSTARLNRIQDISGEDFVAVAEPGVVTAELQEACAGKGLLYAPDPASAKFSTIGGNLSQNAGGMRAVKYGTTRDWVLGLTVALPGGRILKTGSRCHKDVAGLDLTRLFVGSEGTLGFICEATLKLLPKPEASASLLAVFAAEEDALAAARMVFAAGILPTALEFMPAEVLAGLAGLGPVPWPKGSGAALLFRIDGSAEAVSADLSRLRRAVTPARPAHLDEARTPKEEENLWEPRRQISQAAFTFGPDKLSDDIAVPRGQVGQAVRRIREIGRELGLTILAFGHLGDGNLHVNVMHDAALPGEAERALKAKEAVLELTISLGGTISGEHGVGLTKLPWLERMRGAGQVEAMRAVKAALDPHGIMNPGKGY; encoded by the coding sequence ATGCCCGAACTTCCCAAATCCTTCCTGCGATCGCTTGCGTCCCTTTTCCCGGGCGACGCGCTGCTTACGGCTCCGGCCGAAACGCTCATTTTCGGCGCCGACGCCAGCCGCAGGCACGCCCTGCCCTGCGCCGTGGTGCGCCCCGAGAGCGCTGAGCAGGTGGCCGAGCTTCTGCGCCTGGCCCATGCGGAACGCGTGCCCGTGTACCCGCGCGGGCGCGGCACCAACGTGGTGGGCGGCTGCGTGCCGCTCTCGGGCGGCGTGGTGGTCTCCACCGCGCGCTTGAACCGCATCCAGGATATCTCCGGCGAAGATTTCGTGGCCGTTGCCGAGCCCGGCGTGGTCACGGCCGAGCTCCAGGAGGCTTGCGCGGGCAAGGGCCTGCTCTACGCGCCGGACCCGGCCAGCGCCAAGTTCTCCACCATCGGCGGCAACCTGTCCCAGAACGCCGGGGGCATGCGCGCCGTGAAGTACGGCACCACCCGCGACTGGGTGCTGGGGCTCACCGTGGCCCTGCCCGGCGGGCGCATCCTGAAGACTGGTTCGCGCTGCCACAAGGACGTGGCGGGCCTTGACCTCACGCGCCTGTTCGTGGGCTCCGAAGGAACGCTCGGCTTCATCTGCGAGGCAACTCTCAAGCTCCTGCCCAAACCCGAAGCCAGCGCGTCGCTTTTGGCCGTGTTCGCCGCCGAAGAGGACGCCCTGGCGGCTGCCCGCATGGTCTTCGCCGCCGGAATCCTGCCCACGGCTCTGGAGTTCATGCCCGCCGAGGTGCTGGCCGGCCTGGCCGGTCTCGGCCCCGTGCCCTGGCCCAAGGGGTCCGGCGCGGCGCTCCTTTTCCGCATCGACGGCTCGGCCGAGGCAGTCAGCGCCGATCTCTCCCGCCTGCGCCGGGCCGTTACGCCCGCCCGGCCCGCACATCTGGACGAGGCCCGCACCCCCAAGGAAGAGGAAAACCTCTGGGAGCCGCGCCGCCAGATAAGCCAGGCCGCGTTCACCTTCGGACCGGACAAGCTCTCCGACGACATCGCCGTGCCGCGCGGCCAGGTAGGGCAGGCCGTGCGCCGCATCCGGGAGATCGGACGCGAATTGGGGCTTACCATCCTGGCCTTCGGCCACCTGGGCGACGGCAACCTGCACGTCAACGTCATGCACGACGCCGCTCTCCCCGGCGAGGCCGAGCGCGCCCTCAAGGCCAAGGAAGCCGTGCTGGAGTTGACAATTTCGCTTGGCGGCACCATCTCCGGCGAGCACGGAGTGGGCCTGACCAAGCTGCCCTGGCTCGAACGCATGCGCGGAGCCGGACAGGTCGAAGCCATGCGGGCCGTCAAGGCCGCCCTGGACCCGCACGGCATCATGAACCCCGGGAAGGGATACTGA
- a CDS encoding dihydrolipoyl dehydrogenase family protein, producing MSQRFDVLVIGSGAAGGACARILKAEGLDVAIAEGGPFGGTCALRGCEPKKVLAETAHAVARVREMAQANGVRGDLSIHWPTLAARKQFYVDRVPPWSEDNYQSLGITLLRGRARFTGSNTMLVGDTPVEAARIVLATGSKPQPLSFPGAKLLAVSDDFLNLKELPPRIAFIGGGYISMEFAHIAAIAGATVTMAVRGDRCLKRFEPDLVSQLCAATASLGVEVLYHSPPHSLEKTESGFVLRVGALGEHAVEADMVFHGAGRVPDLDGLDPAAAGIAVEDGKLTLDSFLKTTNPAVYAAGDAAWRYQLTPTAVMEGRAVAANILHGDHVSPDYAYVPSATFTHPTLAGVGLTEEQAKSAGLAYEVKAKTGLSWSELTRLGIRHSGYKVILEPGGGKLLGLFYMGEDAEEVVNLAALCMRQGLTVSQIMDMVWAYPSFGYTLRYMLA from the coding sequence ATGAGCCAGCGTTTCGACGTGCTCGTCATCGGTTCCGGCGCTGCCGGGGGCGCGTGCGCCCGCATCCTCAAGGCCGAGGGCTTGGACGTGGCCATAGCAGAGGGCGGCCCCTTCGGCGGCACCTGCGCCCTGCGCGGCTGCGAACCAAAGAAGGTCCTGGCCGAAACGGCCCACGCCGTGGCTCGCGTGCGTGAGATGGCCCAGGCAAACGGCGTGCGCGGCGACCTGTCCATCCACTGGCCAACCCTGGCCGCTCGCAAGCAGTTTTACGTAGACCGGGTTCCACCCTGGTCCGAGGACAACTACCAGAGCCTGGGCATCACCCTCTTGCGCGGCCGGGCCCGCTTCACCGGCTCCAATACCATGTTGGTGGGCGACACCCCGGTGGAGGCCGCGCGCATCGTTCTGGCCACTGGATCCAAGCCCCAACCCCTGTCCTTTCCCGGCGCGAAGCTCCTGGCCGTCAGCGATGATTTTCTGAACCTGAAGGAACTGCCTCCCCGCATCGCCTTCATCGGCGGCGGCTATATTTCCATGGAGTTCGCCCATATCGCGGCCATCGCCGGGGCAACCGTCACCATGGCCGTGCGCGGCGACCGCTGCCTGAAACGCTTCGAGCCGGACCTGGTGTCACAACTGTGCGCGGCAACCGCGAGCCTCGGCGTGGAAGTGCTCTACCACTCGCCGCCGCACTCCCTTGAAAAAACCGAGTCCGGCTTCGTCCTGCGCGTGGGAGCCCTTGGCGAGCACGCTGTGGAGGCGGACATGGTTTTCCACGGGGCCGGACGCGTGCCGGACCTGGACGGGCTCGACCCGGCGGCAGCCGGGATCGCTGTGGAGGACGGCAAGCTCACGCTCGACTCATTCCTCAAGACCACCAATCCTGCCGTCTACGCCGCCGGAGACGCGGCCTGGCGCTACCAGCTCACCCCGACAGCCGTCATGGAGGGCCGCGCCGTGGCCGCCAACATCCTGCACGGCGACCACGTCAGCCCCGACTATGCATACGTCCCCAGCGCAACCTTCACGCATCCCACCCTGGCCGGCGTGGGGCTGACCGAAGAGCAGGCCAAGTCCGCCGGGCTGGCCTACGAAGTGAAGGCCAAGACCGGCCTTTCCTGGTCGGAGCTGACCCGCCTGGGCATCCGCCACAGCGGCTACAAGGTGATCCTGGAGCCCGGCGGCGGCAAACTGCTCGGGCTCTTCTACATGGGCGAGGACGCCGAGGAGGTGGTCAACCTGGCCGCCCTGTGCATGCGCCAGGGATTGACCGTGAGCCAGATCATGGACATGGTGTGGGCCTACCCGTCCTTCGGGTACACGCTGCGTTACATGCTGGCCTAG